The uncultured Desulfobacter sp. genomic interval CTCGCTTGCCAGCGTTATGAACGAATTCAAAAAAGCCAAGATAAAACGGGAGCTTTTCCTGTGAAACTCCTCGATGTGGACGCAACCAACCACGTAGCAAAGACCAGAAGCCTTCCATCGTATTTACATGGACTTCATGGAAACCATCCCCATCCTCGTCTCTGGCATATTCTCCAGCCCCGTGATTCACGCTCTTATGCTTGTACCCCCACTCGCTTAATCGGTTATATATCCCGTATTCATCCGTGTAGATCAAAGTTCCTGGCAAAATGACTGATTTTATCAAGGGCTCAATGGTTACCCGGCGAACATTGGCAAGCATCTTGATTACCACCAGCCCGCATCGCTGAATCATACCAAATACAGGTGGCTTCTCTTTTTCCAATGTACCCCGCCCACGAGCACCTCGTAAACGATTTCGACGGCCTTCCCTCCCTTTTTGGAATACTGCTTCGGGATTGCCTTTATGCCCTGCTACAATGTAGACTTCATCGCACTCAACCTTGTCGTCGAGAGTTACGGGCGGCTTTTTTTTACCACGCCTTCACGAAGTTGGGTGGTCATCTTTTGAACATCCGTGCGGTCCAAGTCCAGTTCTTTGGCAATCTGCTTGTTGGACAAGTTCAGCCCCATAAAATAAAGACACAAAATCCATACTTTTAGGGGTTGATGATGCCCAGCGAAAATGGTACCCGTCAAGTCGTCAAAGCGTTTACTACAATTTTTACATTCATAACGCTGCCTGGCAGGTTCTTTTTCATCGAAACCCCTTTTGATTACTCGTTTGGATTCACAAAACGGACATTGGCGTCCTTCCGGCCAGCGCAATTCCCGAACAGTTTCATAACATTGTGTATCATCAATCAGAGTCTTTATGTTTACCTGCATCCGTTAAGCTCCTAAGGTGAATTCGGTCAGAAAAAATCACCATCTACCATTATACGACCCTGATACGCAACATGAGCCTAAATTATTATTAGGACTATCTGCTAAATAATCTAAAGCTTTTGGTGAAGCTCTATGAATTTAAACACATGTTCAGATATTGAGGCAGGTATTGAGCAAGAAAGATCACTGATCCAAACACGAACCCTCTTTGATAACAATTGCAGCCTTGATGATATGCGGAATCACTGCAGCTATTCGGAGGCCCATCGAAAATGGCCTTCTGAAATCGGCATTGGGCATGTAACCATGATACAGCTTAGACCCGGTCTCCTTCTCGGTATCGGGAACTACCGGTTGAAGGAATATATCGAGTTTTCGTTTGAATACACCGAAGCCAACGCCCCTCTTTTTTTCGGATATGTCCAATCGGGTAGCGTAACCTTCACTTTACAATCCGAAAAGGATCACCAGAGTATCAGCAACAAGCCGGGGAATATGCTGATTGGCTATTTGCCGGGTGAGCGATGCGTCTGCAGACCGCCGGTTGGGGTCAGTGTAAGCACAATCGGCATCGGTATTGATCCCTGGTTGCTGAAGACCTGGGTGGGCGAGGAATATCTTCAAGCACCGGCCGGGTTGCGTAGCGTTTTAGATGGTGCCCAAAGACCGTACAGTGAGTTATCGCCAAGCCCGCCTGAAATCAATGTCATCCTAAACCAGATCATAACTTGCCCCTACCGGGGGGCGTTGAAACGTCTGTATCTGGAAGCTAAAGCGCTTGAGCTGATTCTCCCCAAAATGGCCCCGTTAAATAGCCCTGCTCCGAAAAACGCTGTCTCATTTGATAAGCGCGATGCGGATTTAATTCGCGAAACCGAACTCCTTTTGAGGAACAACCTTGAAAATCCTCCTTCTCTCCCGGAGTTAGCCCGCCGGGCCGGTGTTAATAAAAATAAATTAAATCAGGGATTCCGGAAAATTTTTGGAACCAGCGTGTTTGAGCATATACGGATACTCCGACTTGAACGTGCCCGGGATCTTCTGGTGAACGGGAACAAAAGTGTCACTGAGGTCGCCTATGAGGTGGGTTATACACACCCGGAAAATTTTACAAGGGCCTTTAAACGACATTTTTGTACTTCCCCCAAAGATCATCTTCTTTGATCTCTCTCTAATCAGTGGGTACTGCCTTTCCAGCCTTTTTTGCAAAAAGTGTCATCATGACAGCTGAAAAGTCTTTGATGACAGGTAAAAAAAATAGATGCGGGATATGGATAGCCTTCCGGGATTTGATTGCTATTTTCCGGACCCTATATACAGGAACCCATTACAGGAGGAAAAACAGTGAAAAAAGGGGAGTCAAGGTTTGTTTTACCAAGTGTTATGAATCTGTTTTTTGCGGGATATGGATAGCCTTCCGGGATTTGATTGCTATTTTCCGGACCCTATATACAGGAACCCATTACAGGAGGAAAAACAGTGAAAAAAGGGGAGTCAAGGTTTGTTTTACCAAGTGTTATGAATCTGTTTTTTGCGGGGGTACTCATTCTAAGCTTTTGTCCGGTGTCATTTGCCGTGGCTGATGAAAAAGAGTCAAAACAGGAGACCGTACAGCAGAAAAGCACCCATGAAAAATATGAATTGGAGACAATAATCGTTACCTCGCAAAAGCGGGAAGAAAATATCCAGAAGGTACCGGCGAGCATCACTGCCTTATCCGAAATCCGGATTGAGGATGCGGGAATTCAAGAGATGGAGGACCTGGGATTTTACACCCCGAACCTTTACGTTGGCAAAGCCGGAAATAATGCAGAATTGCAGCCTGTGATACGTGGCATGTACAACCGGATGAATCCCAACCCTACTGTGGGATTTTATGTGGACGATGTCGCCTATTCCCGGCATATGGCCTTTGATGCGGACCTTTCTGATATCGAACGAATCGAAGTGCTCAAAGGCCCCCAGGGAACATTGTTTGGACGGAATACCGAGGCCGGGGTCATAAGAATCATCACAAAAAAACCCGGAAATAAATGGGAAGGCAAGGCCTCGCTCTCCTATGGGAATTATAATACCCAGGAGTATTCAGCCGTTGCAAAAGGCCCATTGGTAGAAGACAAGGTTTTTTTCGGCATAAGCGCCAAACAATATCTTTCAGACGGATATTTTGAAAATACCTACCTTGACACGGATAAGGTTGAGGACAGGGATGATTTAACCGGCCGCGCTACATTAAGATGGACCCCGACCCAGGCCTGGGACATTATTTTAAACGCCGATGCCAAACAGTGCGAGGATGGTTTTTTTGCCTTTGCACCCATAGGGGAAATGACACATGACATAAACCTGGACTATGCGGGGGAGCTTGAAAACGATTTAAACGGCCAGTCGCTGAGTGTAAATTTTGAAGGAGACAGGTTTAATTTTACCTCCATTACAGCCCACAGGGATGGAGAATTAAGCGAAATATATGATATGGACGCCACTTCGGCTGATAATTACAGAGCCGACTATGGGCAAGATCATGGCCAATGGAGTCAGGAAATCCGCTTTGCATCTCCCAAAAGTGCCAAGGTGTTCAAATGGCTGCTCGGAGCATATTATCTTGACGAAGATTTTGATGTTGATCTAACCTATGATTATCGGCAGGGATATCCTGCATACGGAATACCTCCATTTAAAACTGCTACGCTGACCGAACTCGATACGACCAATTACGCTTTTTTCGGCCAGGCAACCTATACCTTTCTGGAGAAACTGGGCCTGACCGCAGGATTGCGTTATGAAAATGATAAAAAGGAGTTTAAGGGAAGTACATATAATTCACCGGATGTCATGGGAACCGGAATCACTGAAGTTGAAAATGAAAAGACGCTTAAAGTGTGGCTTCCCAAATTTGCCGTTGATTATCATTTCACCCGGGATGCTATGAGTTATGCCGGCGTTGCCAAGGGATACACCGCCGGTTCTTTTAATGATTTGGATGATTCTGTTTTAGGGGTGCCCTATGATGCTGAATTTTCCTGGAACTACGAAGCCGGCCTTAAAACCGCCTGGCTGGATAACCGGCTTATCCTGAATTTGGCTGTATTTTATATTGAGTGGGAAGACAAGCAGGTCTTCATTCATACCGGTGCGACCAGTGCGCTTTTCAAGAATGCCACAGAGGCAACCAGTAAGGGGGTTGAGCTTGAGGCTCTGGTTAGACCCGTTCCAGGTCTGGAGCTTGTCTGCGGATTTGGATATACGGATGCGGAATATGGCCAATGGGAGTCCGGAGAAGACTACGAGGGCAAAAAATTGGAAATGGCACCTGAATTCAGCTACAATTTGGCGGCACAATATCGTTATATCCTGTCCGATTCCGCTACCCTGTTTTGCAGATTGGAACTTCAGCATGTGGGGGCGTTCTATCATGACCTGGATAACGAGATAAAAGAAAGCGCATATAACCTTGTTAATGCCAGGGTGGGGTATGAAAGCGAATTCAGAGGCCTTAACATTAGCCTCTATTTATGGGCAAAGAACCTCCTTGATGAAGAATATGCAACTGGTGCCTTTGGCTCTGATACCATGGGGTGGTTTGCACGTGCCGGCGACCCGCAAACATTTGGTGTTACATTAACATGCCGGTTTTAAGGCAATGTCATAAAGTTAGCGGCAAGGCTTATATCCCATGTGGTGCTCTCGTTTGTCGATCTTATGTTCCCGTTTGAATTTACGCCCGGGCCTAATGGGTTCAGTTGCCCCCATGAATAGAGCATGGTTGCCTGGTGGTTTTTTACGACAGCATAAATGAGGAAAAGACCTCTCCCGCCCAGGCGGTGATCGGATACCTGACCACAGCGCTTCAGGGAAGCGACTATTCCGTTGCTGAACCGGTCCTGGACCGCGCCCTGCGTACGGCTGGTTTTGCGTCTGTCCGTTCGCAGGTGTTGCCGGAGGGCCAGGGCGTGATACATCGTTCTATGGTAATGCGCATTGCCCGCAAGGAGAAATAGAATCAACAGCCATCATGATGACGCCTCATCCATATTGAAATTATCCATGAATACCGAACCGCCATCAAAAACTCCGATCGCCATCTGGATACTGCTTTCAGGACTCTACATCACCCAGCGCCTGGGACTGGGGTTCATCTGGATCCTGGGTGGCAATCCTGCGCCGTTTGGGAATGCCGATGACCTATCTGGGCGGTGTATACTTGCTTGGCGTATTCTGGGTTTTGAAATTTCTCTGGGCACCGTTGGTGGATCGCCTGGGCACATGCCACGATTGGATACTGGTCACCCAGAGCGGCATGGGAAACGGCATCCAGGCTGCCGGGGGGCTGCTCGGTCATCTGATCGGCGGAGGCGTCGTGTTGCTTTTGTATCCCAGTATTGGCTGGCAAGGATGCATGTCGCTGCTGGCAATCTGCACGGCCGGAAGCCTGGTTACGGTGTTCCTGTTTAAAAGTGCGGCTGTGGCCATTCCATCATGCAACTGCTCCAGAGGCGTGACTTTGCGCCGGCGTCTGCGTTTCTGGAAAACGCCCGGCCATGGAAATTGGTTGGTGATCCTGAGCACTTTGATGATGGACTATGCCTCCCGGGAAAGTCCGGCCACGGACTATGCACTGCAGTTTGGTCTGTTTTGGTTATAGAAATGTTATTGTTCAGCGCCATGCCGATATTGGCCCAAGAGCCTGCAACTGCGTTGGAGCCTATGGTTGTAACAGCATAAAAGCAGGAAGAAACCGTTCAGGAAGTCCCCATTAATGTCGTTGTATTAAACGAACAAGATATCGAATTGAGAAATATTACGTCAGTTTTAGATATCGCCGATTATGTGCCTAATTTAATAATTT includes:
- a CDS encoding TonB-dependent receptor, whose amino-acid sequence is MKKGESRFVLPSVMNLFFAGVLILSFCPVSFAVADEKESKQETVQQKSTHEKYELETIIVTSQKREENIQKVPASITALSEIRIEDAGIQEMEDLGFYTPNLYVGKAGNNAELQPVIRGMYNRMNPNPTVGFYVDDVAYSRHMAFDADLSDIERIEVLKGPQGTLFGRNTEAGVIRIITKKPGNKWEGKASLSYGNYNTQEYSAVAKGPLVEDKVFFGISAKQYLSDGYFENTYLDTDKVEDRDDLTGRATLRWTPTQAWDIILNADAKQCEDGFFAFAPIGEMTHDINLDYAGELENDLNGQSLSVNFEGDRFNFTSITAHRDGELSEIYDMDATSADNYRADYGQDHGQWSQEIRFASPKSAKVFKWLLGAYYLDEDFDVDLTYDYRQGYPAYGIPPFKTATLTELDTTNYAFFGQATYTFLEKLGLTAGLRYENDKKEFKGSTYNSPDVMGTGITEVENEKTLKVWLPKFAVDYHFTRDAMSYAGVAKGYTAGSFNDLDDSVLGVPYDAEFSWNYEAGLKTAWLDNRLILNLAVFYIEWEDKQVFIHTGATSALFKNATEATSKGVELEALVRPVPGLELVCGFGYTDAEYGQWESGEDYEGKKLEMAPEFSYNLAAQYRYILSDSATLFCRLELQHVGAFYHDLDNEIKESAYNLVNARVGYESEFRGLNISLYLWAKNLLDEEYATGAFGSDTMGWFARAGDPQTFGVTLTCRF
- a CDS encoding AraC family transcriptional regulator — encoded protein: MNLNTCSDIEAGIEQERSLIQTRTLFDNNCSLDDMRNHCSYSEAHRKWPSEIGIGHVTMIQLRPGLLLGIGNYRLKEYIEFSFEYTEANAPLFFGYVQSGSVTFTLQSEKDHQSISNKPGNMLIGYLPGERCVCRPPVGVSVSTIGIGIDPWLLKTWVGEEYLQAPAGLRSVLDGAQRPYSELSPSPPEINVILNQIITCPYRGALKRLYLEAKALELILPKMAPLNSPAPKNAVSFDKRDADLIRETELLLRNNLENPPSLPELARRAGVNKNKLNQGFRKIFGTSVFEHIRILRLERARDLLVNGNKSVTEVAYEVGYTHPENFTRAFKRHFCTSPKDHLL
- a CDS encoding IS1595 family transposase; translated protein: MVAGHKGNPEAVFQKGREGRRNRLRGARGRGTLEKEKPPVFGMIQRCGLVVIKMLANVRRVTIEPLIKSVILPGTLIYTDEYGIYNRLSEWGYKHKSVNHGAGEYARDEDGDGFHEVHVNTMEGFWSLLRGWLRPHRGVSQEKLPFYLGFFEFVHNAGKRGKALLHSLVELLVR
- a CDS encoding transposase, whose translation is MQVNIKTLIDDTQCYETVRELRWPEGRQCPFCESKRVIKRGFDEKEPARQRYECKNCSKRFDDLTGTIFAGHHQPLKVWILCLYFMGLNLSNKQIAKELDLDRTDVQKMTTQLREGVVKKSRP